In Musa acuminata AAA Group cultivar baxijiao chromosome BXJ2-10, Cavendish_Baxijiao_AAA, whole genome shotgun sequence, a genomic segment contains:
- the LOC103968814 gene encoding uncharacterized protein LOC103968814: MSYGSSSITSGAKTPARTFEYGRTHVVRPKGRHLATVVWLHGLGDHGASWSQLLETLPLPNIKWICPTAPTRPVAVFGGFPSNAWFDVGDLSESGPEDIEGMDASAAHIANLLSAEPADIKLGVGGFSMGTATALYSATCCAYGKYGSGKLYPVNLSAVVGLSGWLPCARSLKNKLEVSQDAARRASSLPILLCHGKGDDVVLYKHGEKSSQVLKSVGFENVTFKTYNGLGHYTVPGEMEDVCKFLVTTLGLDGSYS; this comes from the exons ATGAGCTACGGGAGCAGCTCGATCACTTCAG GTGCCAAGACTCCTGCGAGGACGTTCGAGTACGGGAGGACACATGTGGTCAGACCCAAAGGGAGGCACCTGGCTACTGTTGTGTGGCTTCATGGCCTAGGTGATCACGGAGCAAG CTGGTCCCAACTCCTGGAAACCCTCCCTCTCCCAAAT ATTAAGTGGATTTGCCCAACCGCCCCAACGAGGCCTGTAGCAGTTTTTGGTGGTTTTCCTTCAAATGCTT GGTTTGATGTCGGAGATCTGTCGGAAAGTGGTCCTGAGGACATTGAAGGAATGGATGCATCAGCTGCACACATTGCAAATTTGTTATCAGCAGAGCCTGCTGATA TCAAACTTGGTGTTGGTGGCTTTAGTATGGGTACCGCCACTGCCCTATACTCTGCAACTTGTTGCGCTTATGGGAAATATGGAAGTGGCAAGCTATACCCTGTCAATTTAAGTGCTGTTGTTGGTCTAAGTGGCTGGCTTCCATGTGCCCG GAGCTTAAAGAACAAGTTGGAAGTCTCTCAAGATGCCGCGAGACGGGCTTCATCCTTGCCTATTTTACTTTGCCACGGAAAAG GAGATGATGTAGTGCTGTATAAACATGGAGAGAAATCTTCTCAGGTTCTAAAATCAGTCGGATTCGAGAATGTTACTTTCAAGACATATAACGG GCTCGGCCACTATACAGTCCCAGGAGAGATGGAGGACGTCTGCAAATTTCTCGTTACGACGCTGGGACTCGACGGATCTTATTCTTAA
- the LOC103968815 gene encoding NADH-cytochrome b5 reductase-like protein, translating to MSLLLRRLSSHVSFSSLSSPGRLRSAFPDAINGHRRFPFGAAAALSAGVAVYYYASSPTVAQLDPKIDESIIKVALDPEKWLEFKLQETARVSHNTQLFRFSFDPTAKLGLDVASCILTRAPVGEESEGRRKYVIRPYTPISDPDSKGYFDLLIKVYPEGQMSQHFATLQPGDVVEVKGPIEKLRYSPNMKKDIGMIAGGTGITPMLQVIKAILKNPDDNTQVSLIYANISPDDILLKGELDRLSTSYPNFKVFYTVDKPSKTWRGGTGYVSKDMVLKGLPSPGEETLILVCGPPGMMKHISGDKAKDRSQGELTGILKELGYSEEMVYKF from the exons ATGTCTCTGCTCCTGAGGCGACTCTCCTCCCACGTTTCCTTCTCGTCGCTGAGCTCTCCTGGTCGTCTTCGCAGTGCCTTCCCGGACGCCATCAATGGCCACCGTCGCTTTCCATTCGGCGCCGCCGCTGCCCTCTCCGCTGGAGTCGCCGTCTACTATTACGCTTCGTCACCCACCGTC GCTCAACTTGACCCCAAGATTGATGAATCAATTATTAAAGTCG CTCTGGACCCTGAAAAATGGTTAGAATTCAAGCTTCAAGAAACTGCAAGGGTCAGTCATAACACTCAATTATTCAG GTTCTCATTTGATCCTACTGCCAAACTAGGTCTGGATGTTGCTTCTTGCATTCTCACAAG GGCTCCAGTTGGAGAAGAATCAGAAGGGAGGAGAAAATATGTGATTCGTCC GTATACTCCCATATCAGATCCGGATTCAAAAGGTTACTTTGATTTATTAATCAAG GTATATCCAGAAGGGCAAATGAGTCAGCATTTTGCAACCTTACAGCCTGGCGATGTTGTTGAAGTTAAAGG gCCAATTGAGAAGCTCAGATATAGCCCAAATATGAAAAAGGACATTGGAATG ATCGCAGGGGGCACAGGTATTACACCAATGCTGCAGGTTATAAAGGCTATTTTGAAGAATCCTGATGATAACACCCAG GTATCCTTGATTTATGCTAACATATCACCAGATGATATCTTGCTGAAAGGGGAACTTGACAGACTCTCTACAAGCTACCCAAATTTTAAG GTATTCTACACAGTGGATAAGCCTTCCAAAACCTGGAGAGGAGGTACAGGATATGTATCAAAGGACATGGTTTTAAAAGGCTTACCAAGTCCTGGAGAAGAGACACTGATACTC GTATGTGGTCCCCCAGGTATGATGAAGCATATATCTGGAGACAAGGCAAAAGACAGGTCGCAAGGCGAG CTCACCGGCATACTTAAGGAGCTGGGATACAGCGAAGAGATGGTCTACAAATTTTGA